The proteins below come from a single Gossypium raimondii isolate GPD5lz chromosome 2, ASM2569854v1, whole genome shotgun sequence genomic window:
- the LOC105787720 gene encoding LRR receptor-like serine/threonine-protein kinase HSL2 isoform X1: protein MRNPDLKALICFLFWVVCVFTFVVSFNGDSQILIRVKDSQLDDPNGRLRDWVILTPDQSPCNWTGVRCESRNRTVASIDLSGFGISGGFPFEFCRIRTLRTLYLADNNLNGSLSSQAISPCFRLREIDLSGNIFVGELPDFLSEHLEVLELSNNNFTGDIPVSFGRMKSLKVLSLGGNLLNGKVPSFLGNLTELTDFALGYNPFKPSPLPDEIGNLSKLEYLWLTNANLVGEIPFSIGNLISLKSLDLTCNFLIGKIPESLSKLKKLEQIELYQNQLTGELPESLAELTSLLRLDVSQNSLTGKLPEKIAAMPLESLNLNDNFFTGEIPEVLASNQYLSQLKLFNNSFTGKLPSDLGKFSPLEDFDVSTNNFSGELPPFLCHKRKLQRVVIFTNRFSGSIPESYGECESLNYIRMGDNAFSGNVPEKFWGLPLMQLFELQNNHFEGSISPSISALQKLTILRISGNNFSGVIPEGMCKLHNLTQINLSQNRFSGGLPLCITDLKLQTLELEDNELTGNLPGSVGSWTELTELNLARNRFTGEIPPTLGNLPALIYLDLSGNLLIGKIPEDLTKLRLNRFNLSGNLLNGKVPSGFNNEFFISGLLGNPDLCSPNLNPLPPCPRIKPGTFYVVGILTVCLILLIGSVIWFFRTRSKFGSKTRRPYKVTLFQRVEFNEDEIFPFMKDDCIIGTGGSGRVYKVKLKTGQTVAVKRLWGVKREAEEVFRSETETLGRIRHGNIVKLLMCCSGDEFRVLVYEYMENGSLGDVLHGDKWGGLADWPKRFAIAVGAAQGLAYLHHDCLPPIVHRDVKSNNILLDEEMRPRVADFGLAKTLQIEAGDDGSNGGAMSRIAGTHGYIAPEYGYTLKVTEKSDVYSFGVVLLELITGKRPNDSSFGENEDLVKWVTEVVLSSLPPSASAQGGNDGGGYFGKKVAEIVDPRMMPSTYEMKEIERVLNVALKCTSAFPINRPSMRKVVELLKDQRCVQLVGQ, encoded by the exons ATGAGAAACCCAGATTTGAAAGCTTtgatttgtttccttttttgggTTGTTTGTGTTTTCACTTTCGTGGTTTCTTTCAATGGAGATTCGCAAATACTGATTCGCGTCAAGGATTCTCAGCTTGATGATCCGAATGGACGGTTACGCGATTGGGTTATTTTGACGCCTGATCAAAGTCCGTGTAATTGGACCGGTGTTAGGTGTGAATCTCGTAACCGTACTGTTGCTTCGATTGATCTTTCTGGGTTTGGAATCTCTGGTGGGTTTCCGTTTGAGTTTTGTCGGATTCGGACCCTTCGAACTCTTTATCTCGCCGATAATAACCTCAACGGTTCACTGTCTTCTCAGGCTATTTCTCCGTGTTTTCGTCTACGGGAGATTGATCTTTCGGGTAACATATTCGTCGGCGAGTTACCGGATTTCTTGTCGGAGCATTTGGAAGTTCTTGAGCTTTCTAACAATAATTTCACCGGCGATATTCCAGTGAGTTTCGGACGGATGAAATCTCTCAAAGTTCTTTCACTTGGTGGGAACCTACTCAACGGAAAGGTACCTTCTTTTCTGGGTAATCTTACTGAGTTAACTGACTTCGCACTCGGGTACAATCCTTTCAAACCGAGTCCATTGCCGGACGAGATCGGAAACTTGTCGAAGCTCGAATATTTATGGTTGACGAACGCGAATCTCGTCGGCGAAATTCCGTTTTCAATTGGGAATCTCATTTCGTTAAAGAGTCTGGATTTAACATGTAATTTCCTGATTGGTAAAATCCCAGAAAGCTTATCGAAGTTAAAGAAACTGGAGCAAATCGAGCTTTATCAAAACCAGTTAACCGGTGAGTTACCTGAGAGTTTAGCTGAGTTGACAAGTCTACTTCGACTCGATGTCTCACAGAACAGCCTCACCGGAAAATTACCGGAGAAAATCGCTGCAATGCCTCTCGAGTCTTTGAATCTCAATGACAACTTTTTCACCGGTGAAATCCCTGAAGTTTTAGCTTCGAATCAATATCTCTCACAGCTAAAGCTCTTCAACAACAGCTTCACCGGAAAGTTACCGTCCGACCTCGGTAAGTTTTCTCCTTTAGAAGACTTCGATGTTTCGACTAACAATTTCTCCGGCGAGTTACCGCCGTTTCTTTGTCACAAAAGGAAGCTTCAGCGCGTAGTCATTTTTACGAATCGGTTCTCGGGGAGCATACCGGAATCCTACGGCGAATGTGAGTCCTTGAATTATATTCGAATGGGTGATAACGCATTTTCCGGTAACGTGCCGGAAAAATTCTGGGGTCTGCCTTTAATGCAGCTTTTTGAATTACAAAACAATCATTTCGAGGGTTCAATTTCTCCTTCAATCTCAGCACTTCAAAAGCTGACAATTCTTCGAATTTCCGGTAATAATTTCTCTGGCGTCATTCCAGAAGGTATGTGTAAATTACATAATTTGACACAAATTAATCTTAGCCAAAATCGATTTTCCGGTGGACTGCCGTTATGTATCACTGATTTGAAGTTACAAACGCTTGAGTTAGAAGATAATGAGTTAACAGGGAATCTACCAGGTTCAGTGGGTTCATGGACTGAGTTGACTGAGTTGAACCTTGCCAGAAATCGATTCACCGGCGAAATCCCACCCACCCTCGGTAACCTACCGGCATTAATTTACCTCGATTTGTCCGGTAATTTACTGATCGGTAAAATTCCAGAAGATTTAACGAAGCTGAGGTTGAACCGGTTTAACCTTTCGGGTAATTTGTTGAACGGTAAAGTACCATCGGGTTTCAATAATGAGTTCTTCATTTCGGGTCTATTAGGTAATCCTGATCTTTGTAGCCCGAATTTGAACCCGCTTCCTCCATGCCCAAGAATCAAACCTGGTACCTTCTACGTTGTGGGTATTTTAACAGTCTGTCTTATACTACTTATCGGGTCGGTCATTTGGTTTTTCAGAACGCGATCCAAATTTGGTAGCAAAACCCGACGGCCGTACAAAGTCACCTTGTTTCAACGGGTTGAGTTCAACGAAGATGAAATATTCCCGTTCATGAAAGACGATTGTATCATTGGAACaggcgggtcgggtcgggtttATAAGGTGAAACTCAAAACAGGTCAAACCGTGGCGGTTAAGAGGCTATGGGGTGTTAAACGTGAGGCAGAAGAGGTTTTCAGGTCTGAAACCGAGACGTTAGGTCGGATCCGACACGGCAACATCGTGAAACTATTGATGTGTTGTAGTGGGGATGAGTTCAGGGTTTTAGTTTACGAGTACATGGAAAACGGTAGCTTAGGCGATGTGTTACATGGCGACAAGTGGGGTGGTTTAGCAGATTGGCCGAAGCGGTTCGCGATTGCGGTCGGCGCCGCTCAGGGGCTGGCTTATTTGCACCATGATTGTCTGCCTCCTATAGTTCACCGTGATGTGAAGAGTAACAACATATTGCTAGATGAGGAGATGCGGCCACGAGTGGCGGATTTTGGGTTGGCTAAAACGTTGCAAATTGAAGCCGGGGATGACGGTTCTAACGGCGGAGCCATGTCTCGCATTGCCGGAACCCATGGATATATTGCCCCAG AATATGGTTACACACTAAAGGTGACGGAAAAGAGTGACGTATATAGTTTCGGAGTTGTCTTGCTAGAACTAATCACCGGCAAACGTCCTAACGACTCTTCATTCGGCGAGAACGAGGATTTAGTGAAGTGGGTCACCGAGGTTGTTCTATCATCACTGCCACCATCGGCATCTGCCCAAGGCGGGAACGACGGCGGAGGGTATTTTGGCAAAAAAGTAGCTGAGATTGTTGATCCAAGGATGATGCCATCAACATATGAAATgaaggaaattgaaagggtTTTGAATGTGGCACTTAAGTGTACATCAGCATTTCCTATTAATAGACCTTCAATGAGAAAGGTTGTTGAATTGCTTAAGGACCAAAGGTGTGTCCAATTAGTAGGTCAATGA
- the LOC105787720 gene encoding LRR receptor-like serine/threonine-protein kinase HSL2 isoform X2, with the protein MKSLKVLSLGGNLLNGKVPSFLGNLTELTDFALGYNPFKPSPLPDEIGNLSKLEYLWLTNANLVGEIPFSIGNLISLKSLDLTCNFLIGKIPESLSKLKKLEQIELYQNQLTGELPESLAELTSLLRLDVSQNSLTGKLPEKIAAMPLESLNLNDNFFTGEIPEVLASNQYLSQLKLFNNSFTGKLPSDLGKFSPLEDFDVSTNNFSGELPPFLCHKRKLQRVVIFTNRFSGSIPESYGECESLNYIRMGDNAFSGNVPEKFWGLPLMQLFELQNNHFEGSISPSISALQKLTILRISGNNFSGVIPEGMCKLHNLTQINLSQNRFSGGLPLCITDLKLQTLELEDNELTGNLPGSVGSWTELTELNLARNRFTGEIPPTLGNLPALIYLDLSGNLLIGKIPEDLTKLRLNRFNLSGNLLNGKVPSGFNNEFFISGLLGNPDLCSPNLNPLPPCPRIKPGTFYVVGILTVCLILLIGSVIWFFRTRSKFGSKTRRPYKVTLFQRVEFNEDEIFPFMKDDCIIGTGGSGRVYKVKLKTGQTVAVKRLWGVKREAEEVFRSETETLGRIRHGNIVKLLMCCSGDEFRVLVYEYMENGSLGDVLHGDKWGGLADWPKRFAIAVGAAQGLAYLHHDCLPPIVHRDVKSNNILLDEEMRPRVADFGLAKTLQIEAGDDGSNGGAMSRIAGTHGYIAPEYGYTLKVTEKSDVYSFGVVLLELITGKRPNDSSFGENEDLVKWVTEVVLSSLPPSASAQGGNDGGGYFGKKVAEIVDPRMMPSTYEMKEIERVLNVALKCTSAFPINRPSMRKVVELLKDQRCVQLVGQ; encoded by the exons ATGAAATCTCTCAAAGTTCTTTCACTTGGTGGGAACCTACTCAACGGAAAGGTACCTTCTTTTCTGGGTAATCTTACTGAGTTAACTGACTTCGCACTCGGGTACAATCCTTTCAAACCGAGTCCATTGCCGGACGAGATCGGAAACTTGTCGAAGCTCGAATATTTATGGTTGACGAACGCGAATCTCGTCGGCGAAATTCCGTTTTCAATTGGGAATCTCATTTCGTTAAAGAGTCTGGATTTAACATGTAATTTCCTGATTGGTAAAATCCCAGAAAGCTTATCGAAGTTAAAGAAACTGGAGCAAATCGAGCTTTATCAAAACCAGTTAACCGGTGAGTTACCTGAGAGTTTAGCTGAGTTGACAAGTCTACTTCGACTCGATGTCTCACAGAACAGCCTCACCGGAAAATTACCGGAGAAAATCGCTGCAATGCCTCTCGAGTCTTTGAATCTCAATGACAACTTTTTCACCGGTGAAATCCCTGAAGTTTTAGCTTCGAATCAATATCTCTCACAGCTAAAGCTCTTCAACAACAGCTTCACCGGAAAGTTACCGTCCGACCTCGGTAAGTTTTCTCCTTTAGAAGACTTCGATGTTTCGACTAACAATTTCTCCGGCGAGTTACCGCCGTTTCTTTGTCACAAAAGGAAGCTTCAGCGCGTAGTCATTTTTACGAATCGGTTCTCGGGGAGCATACCGGAATCCTACGGCGAATGTGAGTCCTTGAATTATATTCGAATGGGTGATAACGCATTTTCCGGTAACGTGCCGGAAAAATTCTGGGGTCTGCCTTTAATGCAGCTTTTTGAATTACAAAACAATCATTTCGAGGGTTCAATTTCTCCTTCAATCTCAGCACTTCAAAAGCTGACAATTCTTCGAATTTCCGGTAATAATTTCTCTGGCGTCATTCCAGAAGGTATGTGTAAATTACATAATTTGACACAAATTAATCTTAGCCAAAATCGATTTTCCGGTGGACTGCCGTTATGTATCACTGATTTGAAGTTACAAACGCTTGAGTTAGAAGATAATGAGTTAACAGGGAATCTACCAGGTTCAGTGGGTTCATGGACTGAGTTGACTGAGTTGAACCTTGCCAGAAATCGATTCACCGGCGAAATCCCACCCACCCTCGGTAACCTACCGGCATTAATTTACCTCGATTTGTCCGGTAATTTACTGATCGGTAAAATTCCAGAAGATTTAACGAAGCTGAGGTTGAACCGGTTTAACCTTTCGGGTAATTTGTTGAACGGTAAAGTACCATCGGGTTTCAATAATGAGTTCTTCATTTCGGGTCTATTAGGTAATCCTGATCTTTGTAGCCCGAATTTGAACCCGCTTCCTCCATGCCCAAGAATCAAACCTGGTACCTTCTACGTTGTGGGTATTTTAACAGTCTGTCTTATACTACTTATCGGGTCGGTCATTTGGTTTTTCAGAACGCGATCCAAATTTGGTAGCAAAACCCGACGGCCGTACAAAGTCACCTTGTTTCAACGGGTTGAGTTCAACGAAGATGAAATATTCCCGTTCATGAAAGACGATTGTATCATTGGAACaggcgggtcgggtcgggtttATAAGGTGAAACTCAAAACAGGTCAAACCGTGGCGGTTAAGAGGCTATGGGGTGTTAAACGTGAGGCAGAAGAGGTTTTCAGGTCTGAAACCGAGACGTTAGGTCGGATCCGACACGGCAACATCGTGAAACTATTGATGTGTTGTAGTGGGGATGAGTTCAGGGTTTTAGTTTACGAGTACATGGAAAACGGTAGCTTAGGCGATGTGTTACATGGCGACAAGTGGGGTGGTTTAGCAGATTGGCCGAAGCGGTTCGCGATTGCGGTCGGCGCCGCTCAGGGGCTGGCTTATTTGCACCATGATTGTCTGCCTCCTATAGTTCACCGTGATGTGAAGAGTAACAACATATTGCTAGATGAGGAGATGCGGCCACGAGTGGCGGATTTTGGGTTGGCTAAAACGTTGCAAATTGAAGCCGGGGATGACGGTTCTAACGGCGGAGCCATGTCTCGCATTGCCGGAACCCATGGATATATTGCCCCAG AATATGGTTACACACTAAAGGTGACGGAAAAGAGTGACGTATATAGTTTCGGAGTTGTCTTGCTAGAACTAATCACCGGCAAACGTCCTAACGACTCTTCATTCGGCGAGAACGAGGATTTAGTGAAGTGGGTCACCGAGGTTGTTCTATCATCACTGCCACCATCGGCATCTGCCCAAGGCGGGAACGACGGCGGAGGGTATTTTGGCAAAAAAGTAGCTGAGATTGTTGATCCAAGGATGATGCCATCAACATATGAAATgaaggaaattgaaagggtTTTGAATGTGGCACTTAAGTGTACATCAGCATTTCCTATTAATAGACCTTCAATGAGAAAGGTTGTTGAATTGCTTAAGGACCAAAGGTGTGTCCAATTAGTAGGTCAATGA
- the LOC105787721 gene encoding malate dehydrogenase, glyoxysomal: MQETNNSRVNQRIATISAHLNPPSFSHMEGSSGLGRADCRAKGGSTGFKVAILGAAGGIGQPLSLLMKMNPLVSVLHLYDVVNTPGVTADISHMDTGAVVRGFLGQQQLEEALTGMDLVIIPAGVPRKPGMTRDDLFNINAGIVKTLCEGIAKCCPNAIVNLISNPVNSTVPIAAEVFKKAGTFDPNRLLGVTMLDAVRANTFVAEVMGLDPREVDVPVIGGHAGVTILPLLSQVKPPCSFTQKEIDYLTNRIQNGGTEVVEAKAGAGSATLSMAYAAVQFADACLRGLRGDADIVRCAFVASHVTELPFFASKVRLGRCGVEEIYPLGPLNEYERVGLEKAKKELETSIGKGVAFVKK, from the exons ATGCAGGAGACCAATAATTCTCGAGTCAACCAACGAATTGCAACAATCTCGGCTCATCTCAACCCACCCAGTTTTTCCCACATGGAGGGTAGTTCGGGTTTGGGTCGAGCTGACTGCCGAGCCAAAGGTGGGTCAACTGGTTTCAAGGTGGCGATTTTGGGAGCGGCAGGTGGGATAGGGCAACCGTTATCATTGTTGATGAAGATGAACCCTTTGGTTTCTGTTCTTCATCTTTATGATGTGGTTAACACTCCTGGTGTTACTGCTGATATTAGCCACATGGATACTGGAGCTGTG gtACGTGGATTTCTGGGGCAACAGCAATTGGAGGAGGCTCTAACAGGAATGGACCTTGTAATTATTCCAGCTGGAGTTCCTAGGAAACCTGGAATGACAAGGGATGATCTTTTCAACATCAATGCTGGAATTGTTAAGACACTGTGTGAGGGAATAGCTAAGTGCTGTCCCAATGCTATTGTCAATTTGATTAGTAATCCTGTTAATTCCACCGTTCCGATCGCCGCAGAAGTTTTCAAGAAAGCTGGCACCTTTGATCCAAACCGACTTCTGGGAGTCACAATGCTTGATGCTGTGAGAGCCAATACGTTTGTG GCAGAAGTCATGGGTCTTGATCCGCGGGAGGTTGATGTTCCGGTTATTGGGGGACATGCAGGGGTTACTATTTTACCTCTTCTATCTCAG GTTAAGCCTCCATGCtctttcacccaaaaagaaatCGATTATCTGACAAACCGCATTCAGAATGGTGGTACAGAAGTCGTTGAG GCAAAGGCTGGTGCTGGGTCTGCAACATTATCGATG GCATATGCTGCGGTTCAATTTGCCGATGCATGTCTTCGGGGCTTAAGAGGAGATGCTGACATTGTTCGATGTGCATTTGTGGCTTCTCAT GTGACTGAATTGCCCTTCTTCGCATCCAAGGTAAGACTCGGTCGTTGCGGAGTTGAGGAAATATACCCTCTTGGCCCACTAAATGAGTATGAGAG GGTTGGCTTGGAGAAGGCAAAGAAAGAACTAGAAACTAGCATTGGGAAGGGGGTTGCCTTTGTCAAGAAATGA